From a region of the Salvelinus namaycush isolate Seneca chromosome 40, SaNama_1.0, whole genome shotgun sequence genome:
- the LOC120033772 gene encoding zinc finger and SCAN domain-containing protein 12-like, with product MSKLQLLNVFVTERLSAAAVEIFVVVEKIIAEYQEEICRSAEANERLRRLLDMANKPEITLHRADFQLLTPAVPPENHYCEQEWNPSLGQEDPEPTQIKEQQELRLSQEDPPQPSHLYQNQTVDDGERGILPIIITEEIKTEPDVEGYRVPEPTSDQPLSVHPDCSAAVEKLYQCRQCGKSFTRKGHLTIHSRTHTGEKSYLCKQCDKWFNQKGDLDRHTRVHTGENPYQCKQCGKRFSQKGSLKVHSRIHTGERPYQCKDCGKAFNQKIELTLHMRAHTGERPYSCPVCRKGYIALSYLRRHQRVHTGEKPYQCKECDKYFSYKHRLTSHMSTHTKGHKLYYYTECNNSLK from the exons ATGTCTAAACTACAGTTGTTGAATGTGTTCGTCACCGAGCGTTTGTCAGCAGCTGCTGTGGAGATATTCGTGGTCGTGGAGAAGATTATAGCAGAGTATCAGGAAGAAATCTGCCGTTCAGCAGAGGCGAATGAGCGTCTACGGAGGCTGTTGGACATGGCTAACAAACCAGAAATAACGTTACACAGAGCAG ACTTCCAGCTACTCACTCCCGCCGTTCCCCCTGAAAATCATTACTGTGAGCAGGAGTGGAACCCCAGTCTGGGGCAGGAGGACCCAGAACCCACACAGATTAAAGAACAACAGGAGCtcagactcagtcaggaagacCCACCTCAGCCCTCACATCTTTACCAAAACCAAACTGTGGATGACGGAGAGAGGGGTATTCTACCTATCATCATAACTGAAGAGATCAAAACAGAACCTGATGTAGAGGGCTACAGAGTACCAGAACCAACCAGTGATCAGCCCCTCTCAGTTCATCCAGACTGCTCTGCTGCAGTGGAGAAACTATATCAGTGTAGACAATGTGGCAAAAGCTTTACACGTAAGGGACACTTGACCATCCAttcaagaacacacacaggagagaaatcttatctGTGCAAACAATGTGACAAATGGTTTAACCAGAAAGGTGACTTGGACAGACATACAAgggtacacacaggagagaatccatATCAGTGCAAACAATGTGGCAAAAGGTTTAGCCAGAAGGGAAGCTTGAAAGTCCATTCAAGGATACATACAGGGGAGAGACCATATCAGTGCAAAGACTGTGGCAAAGCCTTCAACCAGAAGATAGAACTGACATTGCATATGAGAGCTCATACAGGAGAGAGACCATATAGCTGTCCTGTATGCAGGAAAGGTTACATCGCATTAAGCTATTTAAGACGTCATCAGCGtgttcacacaggggagaaaccttaccaGTGCAAAGAATGTGACAAATACTTTAGTTATAAACATCGTCTAACATCACATATGAGCACTCATACTAAAGGGCATAAATTATATTACTACACTGAGTGTAATAATAGcctgaaatga
- the LOC120033776 gene encoding zinc finger and SCAN domain-containing protein 21-like: MSKLQLLNVFVTERLSAAAVEIFGAVEKTIAEYREEIFRSAEENERLRREMDMIIKSEIQLYRTGFQLFTPSVPPKQQNCEQEWSPSLGQDDPEPTQIKEEQQELRLSQEDSPQPSHLYQNQTVDDGERSSLPIIIAEEIKTEPDVEGYRVPEPTSDQPISVHPDCSATLEKPYWCKQCGKSFTRKGNLTLHLKIHTGEKPFLCKQCGKRFNQKSNLTIHTRTHTGENPYQCKQCGKRFNHKSNLTSHTRIHTGENPYQWKAT; the protein is encoded by the exons ATGTCCAAACTACAGTTGCTGAATGTATTCGTCACCGAGCGTTTATCCGCGGCTGCTGTGGAGATATTCGGGGCGGTAGAGAAGACTATAGCAGAGTATCGGGAAGAAATATTCCGTTCAGCAGAGGAGAACGAGCGTCTACGGCGTGAGATGGACATGATTATcaaatcagagatacagttatacAGAACAG GCTTCCAGCTATTCACTCCCTCTGTTCCCCCTAAGCAGCAGAactgtgagcaggagtggagccCCAGTCTGGGGCAGGATGACCCAGAACCCACACAGATTAAAGAGGAACAACAGGAGCTCAGACTCAGTCAGGAGGACTCACCTCAGCCCTCACATCTTTACCAAAACCAAACTGTGGATGATGGAGAGAGGAGCTCTCTACCTATCATCATAGCTGAAGAGATCAAAACAGAACCTGATGTAGAGGGCTACAGAGTACCAGAACCAACCAGTGATCAGCCAATTTCAGTTCATCCAGACTGCTCTGCTACACTGGAAAAACCATATTGGTGTAAACAATGTGGCAAAAGCTTTACACGTAAGGGAAACTTGACCTTGCATTTAaagatacacacaggagagaaaccttttctGTGCAAACAATGTGGCAAAAGGTTTAACCAGAAGAGCAACTTGACCATccacacaaggacacacacaggagagaatccctATCAGTGCAAACAATGTGGTAAAAGGTTTAACCATAAGAGCAACTTGACCAGCCATACAAggatacatacaggagagaatcCCTATCAATGGAAAGCTACTTAA
- the LOC120033774 gene encoding zinc finger protein 527-like: MSKLQLLNVFVTERLSATAVEIFGAVEKTIAEFQELILCSAEENERLRRLLAMVIKPEIKLHKVDFLELTPVVPPEQQNCEQEWSPSLGQDDPEPTQIKEEQQELRLSQEDPPQPSHLYQNQTVDDGERGILPIIITEEIKTEPDVEGYRVPELTSDQPYSVHPDCSAAVEKTYQCKQCGNSFTRKGHLTIHSRIHTGEKPYQCKQCGRCFNVLSNLKQHMRIHTGQKSYQDRIDIAYESSYRTETIQLSCMQEKLHGIKPFKTSSERSHRGETSSVQRM; this comes from the exons ATGTCCAAACTACAGTTGTTGAATGTGTTTGTCACCGAGCGTTTGTCGGCGACTGCTGTGGAGATATTCGGGGCCGTGGAGAAGACCATTGCAGAGTTTCAGGAACTAATCTTATGTTCAGCAGAGGAGAACGAGCGTCTACGGAGGCTGTTGGCCATGGTTATCAAACCAGAGATAAAGTTACACAAAGTTG ACTTCCTGGAACTCACTCCAGTCGTTCCTCCTGAGCAGCAGAactgtgagcaggagtggagccCCAGTCTGGGGCAGGATGACCCAGAACCCACACAGATTAAAGAGGAACAACAGGAGCTCAGACTCAGTCAGGAGGACCCACCTCAGCCCTCACATCTTTACCAAAACCAAACTGTGGATGACGGAGAGAGGGGTATTCTACCTATCATCATAACTGAAGAGATCAAAACAGAACCTGATGTAGAGGGCTACAGAGTACCAGAACTAACCAGTGATCAGCCCTACTCAGTTCATCCAGACTGCTCTGCTGCAGTGGAGAAAACATATCAGTGTAAACAATGTGGCAACAGCTTCACACGTAAGGGACACTTGACCATCCATTCAAGGATACACACTGGGGAGAAACCTTATCAGTGCAAACAATGTGGTAGATGTTTCAATGTTCTGAGTAACCTGAAACAGCAtatgagaatacacacaggacagAAATCTTATCAAGATAGAATTGACATTGCATATGAGAGTTCATACAGGACAGAGACCATACAGCTGTCCTGTATGCAGGAAAAGTTACATGGCATTAAGCCATTTAAGACGTCATCAGAGcgttcacacaggggagaaacctcaTCAGTGCAAAGAATGTGA